The sequence below is a genomic window from Proteus vulgaris.
TTTTTTTGACTTTATAAAGGAATTTGTATGAAGAAGACGGTGTTATTACTATCTATAATCACATTATTATCAGGGTGTAAAATAAACGAGGCTATTCGTTCAGTTAATAGTGCTGTAAATCAAATAGTTCCATCGATGGAATCTCCAGTAACTGAAGCGACTTATGCGGGAATATGTAAGGACTTTAGTGATAATGAGATTGCGGCGAAGAAAAAATGGAGAGGGAAGTGGGTTATTTTAGAAGGAAGAGTGACCACTATCGCAAGTTTGGAAGAAGTCGTCAGATACGACCTCTATAAACCAACACCACCGAAAGTTGTTGCTATTTCATTTAATAATAAAGCCAGTGCTTCATATACTTTAAAACCAAGTGAAGAAGATAATGTTCTTAAAATTAAGAAAGGACAAACTGCAAAAATAAAAGGTGAGATAAGCGATATTACTGATGCATTGGGTTGTTTGATCCTTTTAGAAAACGGAACCATACAGTAATAAGTTACTTAAATTGAACCAATTGATTCGAGCATTGACGATTTTCTTAATTGAAATGCTTTCAGCCTCTTAATTGAGGCTTTTTATTTTTCT
It includes:
- a CDS encoding OB-fold protein, which codes for MKKTVLLLSIITLLSGCKINEAIRSVNSAVNQIVPSMESPVTEATYAGICKDFSDNEIAAKKKWRGKWVILEGRVTTIASLEEVVRYDLYKPTPPKVVAISFNNKASASYTLKPSEEDNVLKIKKGQTAKIKGEISDITDALGCLILLENGTIQ